Proteins from a single region of Candidatus Poribacteria bacterium:
- a CDS encoding MoaD/ThiS family protein — protein MATIAIPSLMQKLTDGANQVVVEGKTLREVVNNLEAAYPGFKDRLCDGDRIRPSISVYIDGVMTREGMHQPIGEAANIHFVPAVSGGLSACEKDLY, from the coding sequence ATGGCAACGATTGCAATTCCCTCACTCATGCAGAAACTAACCGACGGCGCAAACCAAGTGGTTGTGGAAGGGAAGACGCTGCGGGAGGTGGTGAATAATCTCGAAGCCGCCTACCCCGGCTTCAAGGATCGCCTCTGCGATGGCGATCGGATTCGTCCTAGCATTTCAGTATATATTGATGGTGTTATGACTCGTGAAGGGATGCATCAACCGATAGGCGAAGCGGCGAACATCCATTTCGTACCGGCGGTTAGCGGCGGTTTATCTGCCTGTGAAAAGGATTTGTATTAA